A DNA window from Vigna angularis cultivar LongXiaoDou No.4 chromosome 1, ASM1680809v1, whole genome shotgun sequence contains the following coding sequences:
- the LOC108323506 gene encoding uncharacterized protein LOC108323506: MKKSSSSSFQNLGSFPSPGAPYYRERNVGSQKGWSSERVSKASSSSGISRRHTMAGLITPFSGGRTMPSKWDEAERWISSPASAYAESRSSHAQLQRRPKSISGPIVPPGVAAFYSNYSPVVPLRQGLVVRNLVVGSPFSTGVLAPVAVSVHHYDPHDATVFGYDMDNGIQFSTPVLTENGVVLSSLSTAPTTCSELLCDHSSPTSQEEKHDEMMNEENGASNLSRCDKGTQMSPAETENDAHSSPMSSTATSAVDQQECHSSKLEVRDVQVDSQATIIRWSKRHATKLAKKDLLHSKDSTEISAQPQASCWEIDEPNIDNSKLKREEAKIVAWENLQKAKAETSIRKLEMKLEKKRSSSMDKILNKLRRAQSKAENMRSSIPEQQGQEVSKCRVFSFSKYAPMWSPGSCFGSNAQ; encoded by the exons ATGAAGAAGAGTTCTTCGTCTTCTTTCCAGAATTTGGGTTCTTTCCCAAGTCCAGGGGCACCATATTATAGAGAGAGAAACGTTGGGAGCCAAAAGGGGTGGAGCTCAGAGAGAGTTTCAAAGGCTTCAAGCAGCAGCGGCATCAGTAGAAGGCACACTATGGCAGGGTTGATAACACCTTTCAGTGGTGGAAGAACAATGCCCTCCAAATGGGATGAGGCTGAGAGGTGGATTTCTAGTCCAGCTTCTGCCTATGCTGAGAGCAGAAGTTCGCACGCACAACTTCAGCGCAGACCCAAGTCAATAAGTGGCCCAATTGTGCCTCCTGGAGTTGCTGCTTTCTATTCAAATTACTCACCTGTGGTTCCACTGCGCCAAGGGTTGGTTGTCAGAAACTTGGTAGTGGGTTCTCCCTTCTCAACTGGGGTGTTGGCACCGGTTGCTGTTTCTGTTCACCATTATGATCCACATGATGCCACTGTTTTTGGTTATGACATGGACAATGGGATACAGTTTTCCACTCCTGTGCTCACCGAGAATGGTGTGGTGCTTTCTTCATTGTCCACTGCACCCACCACGTGTTCTGAACTGCTATGTGATCATTCATCTCCTACCTCTCAAG AAGAGAAACATGATGAAATGATGAATGAGGAAAATGGAGCATCTAATTTGTCAAGATGTGACAAAGGTACCCAAATGAGCCCTGCAGAGACAGAGAATGATGCACATTCATCTCCTATGTCTTCTACTGCCACTTCAGCTGTGGATCAACAAGAATGCCATTCTTCTAAATTAGAGGTCAGAGATGTGCAAGTTGACAGTCAAGCTACTATTATCAGATGGTCCAAGAGGCATGCAACCAAATTGGCAAAAAAAGACTTACTACACAGCAAAGACTCGACAGAGATTAGTGCACAACCCCAGGCTTCATGTTGGGAAATTGACGAGCCAAACATAGACAATTCCAA GTTAAAGAGAGAGGAAGCCAAAATCGTTGCATGGGAGAATTTGCAGAAAGCAAAGGCTGAAACTTCTATAAGGAAACTTGAG atgaaattagaaaagaagAGATCTTCATCAATGGATAAGATTCTAAACAAGTTGCGAAGAGCACAGTCGAAAGCTGAAAATATGAGAAGTTCAATTCCTGAACAGCAGGGCCAAGAGGTTTCCAAGTGTAGAGTATTTTCGTTCTCCAAATATGCACCGATGTGGTCTCCAGGCAGTTGTTTCGGCAGCAATGCTCAGTGA
- the LOC108323510 gene encoding triacylglycerol lipase OBL1 gives MASKVSYENKAFVHDIVVDHWKMELVECRDYWNDCQEKATTQGFIMLEKSEEQHRYMVAFRGTELFDADAWSTDVDISWFEIPGVGRIHSGFMKALGLPLDLNKEELIWPKEIETDENRPRAYYSIRDLLKKHLKGNDKAKFSLTGHSLGGALAILFPATLMLHDETFLLERLEGVYTFGQPRVGNKTFASYMDKNLKHYSIKYFRFVYCNDVVPRLPFDDGILKFEHFGSCLYYDRSYNGKKVQEEPNKNYFSWKAMIPMKVNALWELVRSFTIVYKYGDEYEEGWLLRFVRLLGLLLPAGIPAHGTQDYVNITRLGIPSHLD, from the exons ATGGCATCTAAAGTATCGTACGAGAATAAAGCTTTCGTTCATGATATTGTGGTAGATCACTGGAAG ATGGAGCTGGTTGAATGTCGTGACTACTGGAAtg ATTGTCAAGAAAAAGCAACAACGCAGGGTTTTATCATGTTAGAAAAAAGTGAAGAGCAGCATAGATACATGGTGGCTTTCAGAGGAACCGAACTCTTTGATGCTGATGCATGGTCCACTGATGTCGACATTTCATGGTTTGAGATTCCTGGTGTAGGAAGAATCCACTCTGGTTTCATGAAAGCATTAGGGTTACCATTGGACTTGAACAAAGAAGAGTTGATATGGCCTAAGGAAATCGAAACCGATGAGAACCGTCCACGTGCTTATTACTCCATAAGGGATTTACTGAAGAAGCATTTGAAGGGAAATGATAAAGCAAAGTTTAGTTTGACGGGTCATAGTCTTGGTGGAGCCCTTGCAATTCTCTTTCCGGCAACGCTGATGCTGCATGACGAAACATTTCTGTTGGAAAGACTTGAAGGGGTGTACACGTTTGGACAACCTAGAGTTGGAAATAAAACATTTGCAAGTTACATGGATAAAAACTTGAAACATTATAGCATCAAGTATTTCAGGTTTGTTTACTGCAACGATGTTGTTCCTAGGTTGCCCTTCGATGATGGCATCCTCAAATTCGAGCACTTTGGATCATGTCTGTATTATGACAGGAGCTATAACGgcaag AAAGTGCAAGAGGAGCCGAACAAAAATTACTTCTCGTGGAAGGCTATGATACCGATGAAGGTTAATGCTTTGTGGGAACTTGTAAGGAGCTTCACTATTGTGTATAAATATGGAGATGAGTACGAAGAAGGATGGCTTCTAAGATTTGTTAGGCTTTTAGGCTTACTACTTCCTGCAGGCATACCGGCCCATGGTACTCAGGATTACGTTAATATTACCCGCCTGGGAATTCCCTCACATTTGGATTGA
- the LOC108323517 gene encoding zeaxanthin epoxidase, chloroplastic → MASTLCYNSLNPSTTAFSRTHFSVPLNKELPLDASPLVGYNCPLGCRTRKQRRKVMYVKGAVVEAPPSVSPSSQGGSGAPSKEQLRVLVAGGGIGGLVFALAAKRKGFDVVVFEKDLSAVRGEGQYRGPIQIQSNALAALEAIDSEVAEEVMRVGCITGDRINGLVDGVSGSWYVKFDTFTPAVERGLPVTRVISRMVLQEILARAVGEDIIMNASNVVNFVDDGNKVTVELENGQKYEGDLLVGADGIWSKVRKQLFGHKEAVYSGYTCYTGIADFVPADIETVGYRVFLGHKQYFVSSDVGAGKMQWYAFHKEPPGGVDGPNGKKERLLKIFEGWCDNAVDLILATEEDAILRRDIYDRIPTLTWGKGRVTLLGDSVHAMQPNMGQGGCMAIEDSYQLALELDNAWEQSVKSGSPIDIDSSLRSYERERRLRVAIIHGMARMAALMASTYKAYLGVGLGPLEFLTKFRIPHPGRVGGRFFVDIMMPSMLSWVLGGNSSKLEGRPLSCRLSDKANDKLRRWFEDDEALERAINGEWILLPHGDGTSLSKPIVLSRNEMEPFIIGSAPAQNHPGTSVTIPSPQVSPRHARINYKDGAFFLIDLRSEHGTWIIDNEGKQYRVPPNYPARIRPSDGIQFGSEKVSFRVKVTRSVPRISEDERPLTLQEA, encoded by the exons ATGGCTTCTACTTTGTGTTACAATTCTCTTAACCCTTCAACAACTGCTTTCTCAAGAACCCACTTTTCAGTTCCCTTGAATAAAGAGCTTCCATTGGATGCTTCACCTCTTGTTGGCTATAACTGTCCCCTGGGATGTAGAACCAGGAAGCAGAGGAGAAAAGTGATGTATGTGAAAGGTGCCGTGGTAGAGGCTCCACCAAGTGTTTCACCCTCGTCACAAGGTGGAAGTGGGGCCCCTTCGAAGGAGCAGCTTCGGGTACTTGTTGCTGGTGGAGGGATTGGAGGGTTGGTTTTTGCGTTGGCTGCGAAGAGAAAGGGGTTTGATGTGGTGGTGTTTGAGAAGGACCTGAGTGCTGTAAGAGGGGAGGGACAGTATAGGGGTCCAATTCAGATCCAGAGCAATGCTTTGGCTGCTTTGGAAGCTATAGATTCAGAGGTTGCAGAGGAAGTTATGAGAGTTGGTTGCATCACGGGTGATAGAATCAATGGACTTGTTGATGGGGTTTCTGGTTCTTG GTACGTCAAGTTTGATACATTCACTCCTGCTGTGGAACGTGGGCTTCCAGTCACAAGGGTCATTAGTCGAATGGTTTTACAAGAGATTCTTGCCCGCGCAGTTGGGGAAGATATCATTATGAATGCTAGTAATGTTGTTAATTTTGTGGATGATGGAAACAAG GTAACAGTAGAACTTGAGAATGGTCAGAAATATGAAGGAGATCTATTGGTTGGAGCGGATGGTATATGGTCGAAG GTGAGGAAGCAATTATTTGGGCACAAAGAAGCTGTTTACTCTGGCTATACTTGTTACACTGGCATTGCAGATTTTGTGCCTGCTGACATTGAAACTGTTGG ATACCGTGTATTCTTGGGACACAAACAATACTTTGTATCTTCAGATGTTGGTGCTGGAAAGATGCAATGGTATGCATTCCACAAAGAACCTCCCGGTGGTGTTGATGGCCCCAACG GAAAAAAGGAAAGGCTGCTTAAGATATTTGAGGGTTGGTGTGACAATGCTGTAGATCTCATACTTGCCACAGAAGAAGATGCAATTCTAAGAAGAGACATATATGACAGGATACCAACATTGACGTGGGGAAAGGGTCGTGTGACTTTGCTTGGGGATTCCGTCCATGCCATGCAGCCAAACATGGGCCAAGGAGGGTGCATGGCTATTGAG GACAGTTATCAACTTGCATTGGAGTTGGACAATGCATGGGAACAAAGTGTTAAATCAGGGAGTCCAATTGACATTGATTCTTCCCTAAGGAG CTacgagagagaaagaagactaCGAGTTGCCATTATTCATGGAATGGCTAGAATGGCCGCTCTCATGGCTTCAACTTACAAGGCATATCTGGGTGTTGGTCTTGGCCCTTTAGAA TTTTTGACCAAGTTTCGCATACCACATCCTGGAAGAGTTGGAGGAAGGTTTTTCGTTGACATCATGATGCCTTCTATGTTGAGCTGGGTCTTAGGTGGCAATAG CTCCAAACTTGAGGGTAGACCACTAAGTTGCAGGCTCTCAGACAAA GCTAATGATAAGTTACGCCGATggtttgaagatgatgaagccCTTGAGCGTGCTATTAATGGAGA GTGGATTTTATTACCGCATGGAGATGGAACAAGTCTTTCAAAGCCTATAGTTTTAAGTCGAAATGAGATGGAACCCTTCATAATCGG GAGTGCACCCGCGCAAAATCATCCTGGCACTTCAGTTACAATACCTTCACCTCAG gttTCTCCAAGGCATGCTCGAATTAACTATAAGGATGGTGCCTTCTTCTTGATTGATTTGCGGAGTGAACATGGCACCTGGATCATTGa CAATGAGGGAAAGCAGTACCGGGTGCCCCCTAATTATCCTGCTCGCATTCGCCCATCTGATGGTATTCAGTTTGGTTCTGAGAAG GTTTCATTTCGTGTTAAGGTGACAAGATCTGTTCCAAGAATCTCAGAGGATGAAAGACCTCTGACGTTGCAGGAAGCGTGA
- the LOC108323514 gene encoding triacylglycerol lipase OBL1 — METNYNCNKGFADSYMLLKPEKAGYFDLLHILTFRNISQRKFVESHAADDFNETLGHRWLIFISILAQKLLQLVAKPLSLFGAGVELFINFIALNGGVFRLLPNFIKGALVFPDPKSEKYLSLIGNLDVRVKLDATPGDFKYYPALSMMASKASYENEAFLKTTVEDKWKMEFVGLYNCMNEYQGKTTTQVLIVLDKHEDQQTYVVAFRGTEPFDADAWCTDLDISWYGIPGVGRIHGGFMKALGLQKNVGWTKEVGERDESLPPLAYYLIRDILRKALSENEKAKFIVTGHSLGGALSILFGTILCLHQETLLLERLEGIYTFGQPRVGDEVYAKYMKRKLKEHCVRYFRFVYCNDLVPRLPYDDQEMMFKHFGTCLFFNRRYELEVLEEQPNKNYFSPWCVIPMMLNAILELVRSFVIVYQSGPYYREGWILFGFRTIGIVIPGLPAHCPQDYINSTLLGTIEKHFKLE; from the exons ATGGAAACCAATTACAACTGCAACAAGGGCTTCGCGGACAGTTACATGTTGTTGAAGCCCGAGAAAGCAGGTTACTTTGATCTTCTCCATATCTTAACTTTCAGAAACATATCGCAAAGGAAGTTTGTGGAAAGCCATGCAGCGGATGATTTCAATGAAACTTTGGGTCATCGATGGCtcatatttatttctattttggCTCAGAAGCTTTTGCAGCTTGTGGCTAAACCATTGTCACTCTTTGGAGCTGGCGTTGAGCTTTTTATCAACTTCATTGCACTCAATGGCGGCGTATTCAGGCTTCTTCCTAACTTTATCAAAG GTGCATTGGTCTTTCCCGATCCTAAATCAGAAAAGTATTTGTCTTTAATCGGAAATTTGGATGTGCGAGTAAAGTTGGATGCTACGCCTGGAGATTTTAAGTACTATCCTGCACTTTCTATGATGGCTTCCAAAGCATCTTACGAGAACGAAGCTTTCCTTAAAACTACTGTGGAAGATAAATGGaag ATGGAATTTGTGGGACTTTACAACTGCATGAATG AGTATCAAGGAAAGACGACAACTCAAGTGTTAATTGTTTTGGATAAGCATGAAGATCAGCAGACATATGTTGTAGCTTTCAGAGGAACGGAGCCGTTCGATGCTGATGCATGGTGCACTGATCTGGACATCTCCTGGTACGGAATTCCCGGCGTTGGAAGAATACATGGTGGGTTTATGAAAGCCTTAGGGCTACAGAAAAACGTTGGGTGGACAAAGGAAGTTGGAGAACGAGACGAGAGTCTTCCTCCCTTAGCCTACTACCTCATCAGAGACATTCTAAGAAAAGCTTTGAGCGAAAACGAGAAAGCAAAGTTCATAGTGACAGGGCACAGTTTGGGAGGAGCACTCTCAATACTGTTTGGGACGATCTTGTGTTTGCACCAAGAGACATTGCTGTTGGAGAGGTTGGAAGGGATCTACACCTTCGGGCAACCAAGGGTTGGAGATGAAGTGTATGCAAAGTATATGAAACGAAAATTAAAGGAACATTGTGTCAGGTATTTTAGGTTTGTCTACTGCAACGACCTTGTTCCGAGGTTGCCCTACGATGATCAGGAAATGATGTTCAAGCACTTTGGGACATGTCTTTTCTTTAACAGGCGCTATGAACTTGAG GTTCTTGAAGAACAACCGAATAAGAACTACTTCTCACCGTGGTGCGTTATACCTATGATGTTGAACGCAATCTTGGAGCTGGTAAGGAGTTTCGTTATTGTGTACCAAAGTGGACCTTATTACAGAGAAGGATGGATTCTGTTTGGTTTCAGGACTATAGGGATAGTAATACCTGGTCTACCTGCTCATTGTCCCCAAGATTACATTAATTCCACTCTTCTAGGAACCATTGAAAAGCACTTCAAACTAGAGTGA